A genomic region of Methanothermobacter thermautotrophicus str. Delta H contains the following coding sequences:
- a CDS encoding monovalent cation/H+ antiporter complex subunit F: MMDILIIAEYTLLASLAVFSIAAVRIATRRNIRMGLVGISGLNIAIATILILINRMYGIGFCRDIAYALVLLGPVGTIAFARVLRG; encoded by the coding sequence ATGATGGATATACTGATAATCGCAGAATACACTCTTCTCGCATCCCTTGCAGTGTTCAGCATTGCAGCTGTGAGGATAGCAACACGCAGAAATATACGGATGGGTCTTGTGGGGATATCAGGTCTGAACATCGCCATCGCAACCATACTCATACTCATAAACAGGATGTATGGCATCGGATTCTGCCGTGACATAGCCTACGCCCTGGTCCTCCTTGGACCTGTCGGCACAATAGCATTTGCAAGGGTTCTGAGGGGTTGA
- a CDS encoding monovalent cation/H+ antiporter subunit E: MFIMRILYGIVYFLVLIYEILKATVDVAARTLNGNVKPVIVEIETELTRPVSQTILANSITLTPGTLSIDLDSENRILKVAAIYPREREDIIPFEPYIKGMLE; the protein is encoded by the coding sequence ATGTTTATCATGAGGATTCTGTACGGCATCGTCTACTTCCTGGTCCTTATATATGAGATACTCAAGGCAACAGTTGATGTGGCAGCAAGAACCCTGAATGGAAATGTAAAGCCTGTAATAGTTGAGATAGAGACGGAGCTCACAAGGCCAGTGTCCCAGACAATACTTGCAAACAGCATAACACTCACACCGGGAACCCTTTCCATCGACCTGGATTCTGAAAACAGAATCCTGAAGGTTGCAGCCATCTATCCGCGGGAAAGGGAGGACATAATACCCTTTGAGCCCTACATAAAGGGGATGCTTGAGTAG
- a CDS encoding metal-dependent hydrolase, whose translation MSSYRKHALLSIIMAIPVFQAVLPVALALIGAMIPDMDHEVNSGSVSTIFLLGLVIFLVFYILGLPYLAGIALMDLAMIFYLSRHRGFTHSLIGAFILSACLTVFVLASFFLLRSLGLDGKASLVVILTVLGFIILNRVLVLPFVLLTLLGVFLTDFPVMNLYTIMGPLLLGFISHDALDSFTPSGVRFMRPISGRTFRRGFGLLVLVLWAILVIYSLSGLL comes from the coding sequence TTGTCCTCTTATCGGAAGCATGCTCTACTTTCAATTATAATGGCCATTCCCGTGTTTCAGGCTGTTTTACCGGTCGCACTGGCACTTATAGGGGCCATGATACCTGATATGGACCATGAGGTTAACTCTGGCAGTGTTTCAACCATATTCCTCCTTGGACTTGTGATATTTCTCGTGTTCTACATCCTGGGGCTCCCATACCTTGCTGGAATAGCCCTGATGGACCTGGCCATGATATTCTACCTTTCGAGGCACAGGGGCTTCACACATTCTCTTATCGGCGCTTTTATACTCTCAGCATGTCTGACGGTCTTTGTACTGGCATCGTTCTTCCTTCTGAGATCGCTGGGTCTTGATGGGAAGGCATCCCTTGTGGTTATCCTCACGGTCCTTGGATTCATAATCCTAAACAGGGTGCTGGTCCTGCCCTTTGTGCTGCTGACACTGCTGGGGGTTTTTCTCACAGACTTTCCTGTCATGAACCTGTACACAATAATGGGGCCACTGCTCCTTGGGTTCATAAGTCATGATGCCCTTGACTCCTTCACACCTTCAGGGGTTCGCTTCATGAGGCCCATATCCGGCAGGACATTCCGCAGGGGTTTCGGGCTCCTGGTCCTTGTTCTATGGGCAATACTGGTGATTTACTCTCTTTCAGGCCTTTTGTAA
- a CDS encoding succinylglutamate desuccinylase/aspartoacylase family protein produces the protein MFVSEDSIEVSLIHDGSGGDITRNPALKPYIRDGYPLAIAEYCRKGTVMFSLGSGRPSVMVVAGVHGNEIPPQLAAMYLIESLAASDPSGTVHLIPIAAPWATMRNIRWCRGRDLNRSAGTPGSVTNAIFRRAIGLGVDAVADFHSTAPGSRPGVEGVFCSEEPEPESVEIARYITSRTSSRFLCYGRASSSYIGALEDECNLAGIPSVTCEVVSENGTVRKGSHERSLLQMRLFLEYMGILVEVPECL, from the coding sequence ATGTTTGTAAGTGAGGATTCGATTGAGGTTTCACTGATACATGATGGTTCTGGAGGGGATATTACCAGGAACCCTGCATTAAAGCCATATATACGTGATGGGTATCCTCTGGCCATTGCAGAATACTGCCGGAAGGGGACTGTGATGTTCAGTCTGGGCTCTGGAAGGCCATCTGTCATGGTTGTGGCCGGGGTCCATGGAAACGAGATACCCCCACAGTTAGCAGCCATGTACCTCATCGAGTCCCTTGCAGCATCTGATCCCTCTGGAACGGTCCATCTTATACCCATCGCTGCCCCATGGGCCACCATGAGGAACATTCGCTGGTGCAGGGGCCGTGACCTTAACCGTTCAGCCGGCACCCCTGGCTCGGTTACAAATGCCATATTCAGGAGGGCGATTGGGCTCGGGGTTGATGCCGTGGCTGACTTTCATTCAACTGCACCCGGGAGCAGACCCGGTGTTGAGGGGGTTTTCTGCTCAGAGGAACCTGAACCAGAGAGTGTTGAGATAGCCCGTTACATAACTTCAAGGACCTCATCCAGGTTCCTTTGCTATGGGAGGGCATCCTCCAGTTACATTGGCGCCCTGGAGGATGAATGCAACCTTGCAGGTATACCATCTGTCACATGTGAGGTTGTATCTGAGAATGGAACAGTGAGGAAGGGCAGTCATGAGAGGTCCCTCCTCCAGATGAGGCTATTCCTGGAGTACATGGGGATCCTGGTGGAGGTGCCTGAATGTCTTTGA
- a CDS encoding argininosuccinate synthase: MDKVVLAFSGGLDTSVCIKLLEEKYNMEVITACVDVGQPRDEIERPAMVAKELGNYRHYTVDARREFAEDYIFPAIKANAVYEGYPLSTALARPLIAKKIVEVAEKEGASAIAHGCTGKGNDQFRFEAVIRSTTDLDVIAPIRDLNLTRTEEMEYARSCGIPLPSDKLYSIDENLWGRAIEGDILEDPMVEPPEDAFEWTKPIHETPEDPEVIEIGFHGGVPVALNGEELEPVELIGLANEVAGKHGIGRVDIMEDRIIGMKSREIYETPAAFLLLEAHRGLEQLTLTRSELRFADIISSTYAELVYSGLWHDPLREDLDMAVNHMQRRVTGTVRVKLHRGSMRVIGRESPYSLYSEEIVSFEDKTLDQREMAGMVKNYALQAAIYSRVCRKEN; encoded by the coding sequence GTGGATAAAGTGGTTCTTGCTTTCAGTGGAGGCCTTGACACATCAGTATGTATCAAACTCCTCGAGGAAAAGTATAACATGGAGGTAATAACGGCCTGTGTGGATGTTGGTCAGCCGCGGGATGAAATTGAAAGACCGGCCATGGTTGCCAAGGAACTCGGAAACTACAGACACTACACAGTAGATGCAAGGCGGGAGTTCGCAGAGGACTACATATTTCCAGCCATAAAGGCCAATGCGGTTTACGAGGGTTACCCCCTCAGCACCGCCCTTGCAAGGCCCTTGATAGCTAAAAAGATAGTTGAAGTGGCCGAGAAGGAGGGTGCATCTGCCATAGCCCATGGATGCACCGGTAAGGGTAACGACCAGTTCCGTTTCGAGGCCGTTATAAGGTCAACGACGGACCTGGATGTCATCGCCCCCATAAGGGACCTCAACCTCACAAGGACAGAGGAGATGGAGTACGCCAGGTCCTGTGGGATACCGCTCCCCTCAGACAAGCTCTACAGTATCGATGAGAACCTCTGGGGACGTGCAATAGAGGGGGACATCCTTGAAGACCCCATGGTTGAGCCCCCTGAGGATGCCTTTGAATGGACAAAGCCCATCCACGAGACCCCTGAGGATCCTGAGGTCATTGAAATCGGTTTCCACGGCGGGGTCCCGGTTGCATTGAATGGTGAGGAACTGGAGCCAGTTGAACTCATAGGCCTTGCAAATGAGGTGGCAGGAAAACACGGTATCGGTAGGGTTGACATAATGGAGGACCGTATAATAGGTATGAAAAGCCGCGAAATCTATGAGACACCTGCAGCCTTCCTGCTCCTGGAGGCCCACAGGGGCCTGGAGCAGCTCACACTCACAAGGAGTGAGCTCAGGTTTGCTGACATAATAAGCAGCACCTATGCTGAACTGGTGTACAGTGGGCTGTGGCATGACCCCCTCCGTGAGGACCTTGACATGGCAGTAAACCACATGCAGAGGCGTGTCACCGGTACAGTCAGGGTTAAACTCCACAGGGGCAGCATGCGCGTCATTGGAAGGGAGTCACCCTACAGCCTGTACAGTGAGGAGATAGTTTCATTTGAGGATAAAACCCTCGATCAGAGGGAGATGGCCGGGATGGTCAAAAACTATGCCCTCCAGGCTGCGATATACAGCAGGGTGTGCAGGAAGGAGAACTGA
- a CDS encoding pro-sigmaK processing inhibitor BofA family protein, translated as MEGLSFLILIVIATFIVAGGLASLRILMGFGKKILTVAGNMVAGLILLLAVNILPFINIPINPLTVLVAGFGGITGVGILLIGSIIGLV; from the coding sequence ATGGAAGGTCTCTCATTCCTCATACTCATTGTAATCGCCACTTTCATAGTTGCGGGGGGCCTGGCATCCCTGCGTATACTCATGGGTTTTGGTAAGAAGATCCTCACGGTTGCAGGGAACATGGTGGCCGGCCTCATCCTTCTGCTTGCCGTGAACATACTGCCCTTCATAAACATCCCCATAAATCCCCTCACGGTCCTTGTGGCGGGCTTCGGGGGGATAACCGGGGTAGGTATACTCCTTATAGGCAGTATAATTGGACTGGTATAG
- a CDS encoding bifunctional ADP-dependent NAD(P)H-hydrate dehydratase/NAD(P)H-hydrate epimerase, which yields MKPVDMAAADINAEYLGVPRLSLMENAGRAVAEEIGNAVDSGRVAIFCGPGGNGGDGFVAARHLLNMGFEVEVHLLGHPERIGSEEALVNWGVLGAMQPHPGGFSVDFVRDSSEIKPTDADVVVDAILGTGVRGSIREPSRSAIEIINRSEAFRVSVDIPSGLNPETGAVEDIAVSADLTVTFHRMKDGLKLADPAVTGEIVVRDIGIPPAAEIFMGPGDLLRIPSRRPGSHKGENGRVLIIGGSRQYSGAPAIAAKAALRAGADIVMVAAPGSAARAIRSLSPDLIVRELEGGYIGMESLDEILELAEKADSVLMGCGAGRETSTARTFMRAIEDLHEMEKPIVLDADALRLMDYSDVSEYRELTVTPHMAEFSSFFKLKSMIFNDFRESVSAFQSISSRIRGTVLLKGRIDMIFQGDRLRLNKTGCPGMTVGGTGDALAGLTAGLRALGLSSFDSASLAAFINGMAGELAMERHGNGFTASDMVDMIPSVMDPGFYGF from the coding sequence TGGTCCCGGAGGAAACGGGGGGGACGGATTCGTGGCAGCAAGGCACCTCCTTAATATGGGCTTTGAAGTTGAGGTCCACCTCCTAGGCCACCCTGAAAGGATAGGCTCAGAGGAGGCCCTGGTAAACTGGGGGGTCCTTGGGGCAATGCAGCCCCACCCTGGAGGATTCAGTGTGGATTTTGTAAGAGATTCATCGGAAATAAAACCAACGGATGCTGATGTGGTGGTTGACGCCATACTGGGGACGGGTGTGCGTGGATCTATCAGAGAACCTTCAAGGTCAGCCATTGAAATAATAAACCGTTCAGAAGCCTTCAGGGTATCCGTGGATATACCGAGTGGTTTGAACCCTGAAACCGGTGCAGTTGAGGATATAGCAGTCTCCGCGGACCTGACAGTGACCTTCCACCGGATGAAGGACGGCCTTAAGCTTGCGGACCCTGCAGTTACAGGGGAGATCGTGGTGAGGGACATAGGAATACCCCCAGCTGCAGAGATATTCATGGGCCCGGGTGATCTCCTGAGGATACCCTCAAGGAGGCCTGGAAGCCATAAGGGCGAAAATGGAAGGGTTCTCATAATCGGAGGGAGCAGACAGTACTCAGGGGCACCGGCAATAGCAGCAAAGGCCGCACTCCGGGCAGGGGCAGACATTGTAATGGTGGCAGCTCCAGGGAGCGCTGCCAGGGCCATCAGATCACTCTCACCTGACCTGATAGTCAGGGAACTTGAGGGGGGATACATTGGAATGGAGTCCCTGGATGAAATCCTTGAACTTGCAGAAAAAGCCGATTCAGTCCTGATGGGCTGTGGTGCAGGCAGGGAGACGTCAACGGCCAGGACATTCATGAGGGCCATTGAGGACCTCCATGAAATGGAAAAACCCATTGTACTCGATGCAGATGCACTGAGGCTCATGGATTACTCTGATGTCAGTGAATACAGGGAACTGACTGTGACACCCCACATGGCCGAGTTCAGCAGCTTCTTTAAGCTGAAATCCATGATATTTAATGATTTCAGGGAAAGTGTATCTGCATTCCAGTCAATCTCCTCGAGGATAAGGGGGACTGTCCTGCTGAAGGGAAGGATTGACATGATATTCCAGGGGGACAGGTTACGTCTGAACAAAACAGGGTGTCCTGGAATGACTGTTGGAGGTACAGGGGACGCCCTTGCAGGTTTAACAGCTGGTTTGCGCGCCCTGGGCCTATCATCCTTTGATTCCGCTTCACTAGCAGCATTCATCAACGGGATGGCAGGGGAGCTGGCAATGGAAAGGCATGGTAATGGCTTCACAGCATCTGATATGGTTGATATGATCCCCTCTGTGATGGATCCAGGTTTTTATGGTTTTTGA